The Mercurialis annua linkage group LG7, ddMerAnnu1.2, whole genome shotgun sequence genome includes the window CTAATTGGTTGAATTATTGGTTCAACCTAAATCAACCGATTCAATCCGATTGAAACCGATTTGaccaaattttcaaattttagaaTCGACTGTACTGGATATTCGTCCGGTTTTCAATTCAATTGGCTCAATCGTTTAATTCGGTCCGTTTTTTACTAGATGCAACGCCAACCTCTCATCCTTTgacatttatttaaaaaaagattaatgtatatgaaaaagttcattttttataatcatcataaatataagtcataataacttttttaattcaaatcttcgcattttttattaattattacgatcaaattttttattttttacaactatatccattttgaaaagtttgttttaattgtatccaaaattttaaatttagttttttaaatccaaatatttatatcttttatcaattgcgaccaaattttaaaaatattatctaactTCACCCTCCACtctatttgatattttaaaaaatatttcattctaattaataattttgatttagataatatttttaattaaattatttattttttatcctCTTCgactaataacttttaaaaaaattgggaaatataaaagatttaatataataaagaatttatttattaaatatcttaaataatgtgcatataaaattttatcaattaaattgaGAAGAGAAATGTTTTCTAACTCCTAATTTTAGCTTCTTTCCAAATTTAATGGTTCTAATTTTTCAATTGTCATAATAAGTACTAATTTATCTTCATATTTGTTTCCATCTCGAGTAATGTATACGAGTTGGCCGCCATTGGACGTTTGATACTGAATGAGATAGTAGCTTATTAACAAATTGTGAATAgactaattaaattatttatttattttgctatatttgattatttaaaatagaaaatgttTATGGTGCATTTTCTATTTCAAGGCAAGGCAAATGGCACCAAAAGTTTGATGTTATTTCGCATAATGAAGATAATTAGTAAAAATACAAaagatttttctattttattttgctAATCACATTTCataatcttcttcttcatcttggATTCTATTACATTTGTTCTAATCTAAAAAAAGTCTTTATAGATTCTTATCAATAAAAAGAGGTCCAAACCAAACCTCTCATTCGTCATCATTAAGCTAACCATCTTAATGATGTAGAAATAATGGAGAAATATTCAATGTCTTAccattaggggtgagcaaacgATTAGAACTCGACtgatttaactaaaattaaattaaacaaattatttgattttttaaactgAACTGATCAACTTAATCaagattttaaatatataaaattaaactgaCAGAATTAATCGATTAATAatgttaaatcgataaaaataggcttaattacttaaaaaccacccaccttgaactttttttcgtttataccctgacctagaaaaaaattcatttatatcctgacgtttgtatttatgtttcatctctatcccgaggcactaaattaacctattttcattaaaaaaaagtttaaaatagtcctttatttagagaaaaattcatttctaattaaactctaattagcttaggttaaaaatgaagaactattttaaacttttttctaaatgaaaagaggttaatttagtgcttcaggtagaggtgaaacataaatacatacgtaaGGGTATAGATGaatttttttcctaggtcaggatataaacgaaaaaaaagttcaaggtgagtggtttgtAAGTAATTaaaccataaaaatataaagaataattataaaaaataactaaagaaataaaaaatatctccTTAATCTGATTAACAAATTTTTAGAAACTCTTAATCGTAACTTAACCGAACcaatcaaataaacaaaaagaaaataaatgtaACTACATTTAACCGATAGAACTAACTAAATTTTTTGAACTAAAATAGATCGGTTAATTTGATTTAACCGAATTTTCGCTCACACGACCTAGCTTAATGAAGTTTCGGTAAAAATTCCCCAACGTGCTGATAATTTATGAAATGATTGTTCTAAGGATAAGAAAGCGAAATGGCATTGCCCTTTTCTTTCACTTGGCATTTGCTTTGCAAGAATCAGACAACAAAAAAATGGCCCAGCGCCAACCTGTAACCAGTTTCCCAACCACAAGTTTTGAAATAAACTCGAGAAATGTCTAAGAACGAAAAATTCTTACGTAAACTCGGTCTATCACATAATACATaaactcggtctaccacgtaaGCCATAGACAGACTATTATAATATGATTTAGATAATTACAAAAATTCACACATTTAATGACGTGTGTCTCCGTCCACGGCTGATGTGGCGGATAGAGTTTATGCAAGTGTCCTTTTCATCATCACTATATATATCAGCACAAAAAGATGATTGCAGAAGCTGTATAATATTACACCTAACAGTGTTTAACCTGCTcaaaatttggattaaatttctgtTTAACTTTATAAAGATAGTTGCCTTGAtgtttttcttgattttcacTTGCATTTCTGAATTGTTCTGAGAAAATGGACAACATATTTGAAGAAATCCATCAAATGTTCAATGATATCTGGTTTTTCCCCCTAAAATTTGATTAGTAACAATGTCATCGTAAAGGCGGCAAAAGGTGGCCATTAACAATGCTGAGATGAATAAACTAACTAGACCATATAAGTCATCCCAACTTCCAGGATATTCATATGAGGTACTCGCAGAGTGGCGGCGCCGCCTCTGCAATTCCTCCTCAGGAATGCATAGAGGTAGTTAATTACCAGTTTCTTAAGGAAAATCGAGTTTTTCCTTGCTCTCACATCCCCATCAGCAAGTAAATAAGTAAAACCCGAATCTTTCGCTTCCCTAATAGCTGCAAGCTCGTACTCTACACTCGGATCTTCGTCCACTCCCAAGCCGCCGGAAGATAATACTAAGGAAGCTTCTTCTGAAGTAGAAGTCCCTTGTTCTGTCAATTTCTGATCGTGCATCAATGGAATCCTTAGTTCCTCATTTCCGTCGCCAAATTGGACTCCAGAATCCCTTGATTTTACGGAGACGCTATCCAAGTCAAACTCGTTCAATGTGCTCTCTAAGGCAAGATCTTGCGCCTCTCTTCGTAAAAACTTCTCGAGGCTTTCAACCAAAAGTTCCTCGAATGCGTGGTGATCTTCCTTCCTTACATCTTTGTAGCCGTATCTAGCAATGCAGCGGAACATATGGTAGTCTTTCGGACAAACTCTTCGGAAAAGGAATCTTTCCTCCTGTGGGACCACCGGGACAGGGACGTACTTGATGCAAACAAATATTATGGTGGACTGGATAGCTGGAAGGCTGAGTAGGAACTGTCCGAAGATTGAGGGAACGCCTTGGACAAGTTCGTTGTATTGCAATCCGATTCCAGGAACTCTAACAGTCCCCAGGGTAGAGCCAAGCTCAAGCATGAAGTCCATGGAAATTTTCTCCCTTAATTCACTCCGGTATTTCAACACGCTTCCATAGTTCCAAATATACATAACACAAAGAAAACAACTAGCAAATACGAGTGGAAGCCATCCGCCTTCCAAGAGCTTCGATAGAACTGCTGATAAATATATGAGTTCTATCGACCCAAAAATGAGCGGAAAACATAAAGCAAGAAAAAGATTTGTCTGCCAGATCAAAAGCATTACTAGTGTCACTAAGGTAGTGCTCACAAGCATCACGACGACCTCAGCTATGCCTGAAAGATCAACGTAAACTGTATTAGGAATCGAAGTTATATGAGTACAAAAAAGCATTAGCAACACAATTAATCTCAATCAGTAAAGTAAAATACACCAAAAGGTCTTTTTTTTCCGgggaaaaaaaacagaaaaaagaatTGGGGTCTGTGAGGAAGGAGGCATGGATAGAAAGAAAAAGTAATTGACAAACAGGTATCAGATCAGGCGCAGCTATCAAGCAATGAAGACATGCTTATACAGCGGCAGTACCACACAAACATAATGTCATATGTGATAAAATAAGGATTAATAAACCAACGGAATGACTGGTATGGTTTACAGCTCTGTTAAGTTTTTCATGTATGATTCTGAATACATAAAAAGAATGCTATGCAAGGGGGATGAAGGAAGAATATACTTAACCATATGCATTGGCAATATCGGTGGTGCTCCGGAAGATCGAAACCACAAATATGcacataatcattaaaaaataattgattacAGGAATGTAAATTTGCCCCATCAGCTTCCTTGACGTGTGAATTATTTTAAGCCTTGGGAAGCATTCCAGAGCCATAGATTGCTTAACACATGAAAATGTGGCAGAAATCATTGCTTGGCTGGCAATCATGGCAGCGAGGGTAGCTATGACAAATACAGGCCAGAACAGATCCCCTGTATTTTGATAAGATTCGGGAGTTAGAACCATAATTTTGCGACAGATTAGAGAGAGAATGAAATGAAATTAGCAAGTACTGTGATGAAAGCTCACCAGGCACAGAAGAATAGAATATTGTGCCTGAAGAATGAGGGTATTTCATTAAATATGAAGCCTGGCCCATATATCCTAGGAGAAGACAGGGAAATACTACAAAAGAGAACGCAATCTGCAGAAGCATTGGGAACGCGTACGATAAATCCAACTGCAAATTCttcaataaagaaaaaaaatgaagttataaattaaacaaaCCTGTATGGATTTGACTGTGAAATGTCCTAGATCAGCAAACATAGCTTCAGCTCCTGCAGTGACCAATAAACAGAATAACCTTCTTTAATTGGATGGAAATGAACGAAGAAATACAAAATGGTTGGATATCAAATTTCATATAACaggtattaatttttaaattgtaaatgcAACTTTAGTATTTAAGTTATCTAATTCATGACTAGCCACTTAAGTTCTTCAAATCAATCCCAATGGAATGAGAAACAATATGCTAAAAAGACAGAAAAAAACTGCAAATATTCACCATCTAGCAGTAAATGAGccaaaaaaattcaccaataATCTATTAGTGAACCATTTCTCCACGAAAGTTTGCCGAGGAACCAGAAAGTCAAAAACGGAGGAATTTAAAAGAATACCAATCTCAAGTGATCAATCTTTTACCCAGGAGAAAAAAATATCTATGCCCAACTCTACCTTGTTTTAGAATGAACAGCAGGCCAGTTTCCTGCTCAAAGCGGACCAGTTGGTGGGACCTTTTTAGTCGGAAGGAGTTTTCTTGATGCTCCCTTTGTCCCATAAATATAGGGTAACTTTTCTTTTTTGTCTATCCGAAAATATTGTCCACTTTCTTTTTAAATCTATCATATAGGTCCATTATTTTGCTATGAAGAGAGTAATAATTTGGGTGGCCAAACAGTACAATTGTTGGTATTACTAACAGAAGGTAAATTTTTCAGATGAATGTTCAAATAATTGTTTGATGCACCAAACCAAAATGTATGGCATGGCCATTGGCCATTCCAAGATATAGTAACACAAATATTGAGTTACCACCATAATGAAGGTTCCTTAGAATATGATGTGTATACTCATACCGAGGGGGATAGTTTAAgaacaaaaatatgaaaagacGTGTTATGAGGCAGAGGATGATGAAGATCTAAGTACAGAAAATCTACCTGTAGTGGTCATGGTTTAAGCGAAGAATTACCTGTAATACACAGAACACAACCACCAAGAGCTGACCATGCAGCAGTTCCGTTCTTCTTGAAGAAGTAATAGATATAAGCTGGATTGAGCGCTCTCAAAACGCTAATATCATGCGTTACTAGATTGTAAAACCCGATAGATGCCAAAGAGAAGAACCACAAAGCAAGTACAGGAGCAAACAGGAAACTCACTTTCCCAGTCCCAAACTGTTGTATGCTAAACAAAAGCACTAAGAGTATGATTGAGACAACAACCAGTTCCactgaaacaaaaacaaaacagatTATTAGGTTTTTTTACTGCAGCATTGCATGGGATAATCCTTTGCATAAATGCAAGTATTCATAATATCTTTTCATGAAATTTCTTCAGTCAAATGAATATGAAAGAGTCCAATAAAAAAGAAAGGTACCTACTTGTGCCAAATCCAGGTATTTGACCCTGTAGACCACTCACAGCAGACATCACTGCAACATAAAGTGGTCATATTGAAACATCAGCTTCATCTCAGTGACTTAGTATTTATGCTATTTCGTAAGTATATCAGAATAACTATATCTAGCCATAATGAAATACAAAAGATGAAGTTGCATAAATCATCCAGTGCACGTATTAAGTACCGCACTCAAAATGGCGCCTCTTAACATCCTTGTAAGCTTA containing:
- the LOC126655697 gene encoding putative potassium transporter 12, with amino-acid sequence MESDQIEESSVKLLGSTTSSGGGGGGEGGRWVDGSEVDSESPPCSLFEESDKRDGYGSLRRRLLKKPKRVNSFDVEAMEIAGAHGHSSKDISTWSTLALAFQTLGVVYGDLGTSPLYVFADVFSKVSIESEVDVLGALSLVMYTIAVIPLAKYVFVVLKANDNGEGGTFALYSLICRYAKVSMVPNRQPADEQISSFRLKLPTPELERALNIKDALERRSYLKTILLLLVLMGTSMVIGDGILTPAMSVMSAVSGLQGQIPGFGTMELVVVSIILLVLLFSIQQFGTGKVSFLFAPVLALWFFSLASIGFYNLVTHDISVLRALNPAYIYYFFKKNGTAAWSALGGCVLCITGAEAMFADLGHFTVKSIQIAFSFVVFPCLLLGYMGQASYLMKYPHSSGTIFYSSVPGDLFWPVFVIATLAAMIASQAMISATFSCVKQSMALECFPRLKIIHTSRKLMGQIYIPVINYFLMIMCIFVVSIFRSTTDIANAYGIAEVVVMLVSTTLVTLVMLLIWQTNLFLALCFPLIFGSIELIYLSAVLSKLLEGGWLPLVFASCFLCVMYIWNYGSVLKYRSELREKISMDFMLELGSTLGTVRVPGIGLQYNELVQGVPSIFGQFLLSLPAIQSTIIFVCIKYVPVPVVPQEERFLFRRVCPKDYHMFRCIARYGYKDVRKEDHHAFEELLVESLEKFLRREAQDLALESTLNEFDLDSVSVKSRDSGVQFGDGNEELRIPLMHDQKLTEQGTSTSEEASLVLSSGGLGVDEDPSVEYELAAIREAKDSGFTYLLADGDVRARKNSIFLKKLVINYLYAFLRRNCRGGAATLRVPHMNILEVGMTYMV